One window of the Pseudomonas knackmussii B13 genome contains the following:
- a CDS encoding efflux RND transporter permease subunit yields MLGLVRTALDKPYTFVVMALLICILGPLAALRTPTDVFPDIGIPVIAAVWQYNGLSPRDMAGRVLFTYERSLSTTVNDIEHIESQSLPGIGVVKIFFQPGVDIRTANAQVTAVSQTVLKQMPPGITPPLILNYNASTVPILQMAFSSPSLSEAKIRDLVQNQIRLPLTSIAGLALPTPMGGRQRQITLDLDPQALAAKGLSAQDVGNALAAQNQIIPVGTAKLGHKEYTVLLNNSPSAIDELNALPIKTVDGTVITIGQVAHVRDGSPPQTNVVRVDGHRAVLMPALKNGEVSTLSIVGQIRAMLPRIGEVLPPELKTSLLDDASTFVRQSVGSVAREGIIAALLTSAMILLFLGSWRSTLIIAASIPLAVLSAITLLAASGQTLNVMTLGGLALAVGILVDDATVTIENINWHLEQGKAVREAILDGARQIVGPAFVSLLCICIVFVPMFMLQGVAGYLFRPMALAVMFAMGSSFLLSRTLVPTLALYLLRPHHVEGGSGQHPEDDYLNHHEGDRAIWRSAPVRFQQAFEARFSRTRDAYHRLLGLALENRRRFVVAFLGAVLASFLLLPSLGEDFFPATDAETLALHVRLPLGTRIEESAAAFDRIEAAIREVIPADQREVILDNIGIPLSGIDMAYASSGTIGPQDGDIQVALRPGHAPSADYVKRLREVLPQRFPGSQFAFLPGDVSSQILNFGAPAPLDVRISGPDGPANRAYAIEMERRLRHVPGIADLRIQQSTGYPALQVDVDRRRAEGLGVTERDVTNSMVASLAGSSQVAPVFWLNPKNGVSYGVVAATPQYRLDSLQALQTLPVTGASGLAQILGGLARIHRVTTPAVISHYDIEPTLDLYANVQDRDLAGVATDIQHVIDGMAAQRPKGAEVSLHGQIDALHQAFGGLLFGLAGAIVLIYLLIVVNFQSWLDPFVIITALPAGLAGIVWMLFLSGTTISVPALTGAILCMGVATANSILVVSFCRERLAEHGDAVKAALEAGFTRFRPVCMTALAMIIGMLPLALSGEQNAPLGRAVIGGLLAATVATLIFVPVVFSLAHRSTSLAAGVENHAR; encoded by the coding sequence ATGCTCGGGCTGGTAAGAACCGCACTGGACAAGCCCTACACCTTCGTCGTCATGGCGCTGCTGATCTGCATCCTCGGCCCGCTGGCGGCGCTGCGCACGCCCACCGACGTGTTTCCCGACATCGGCATCCCGGTGATCGCCGCGGTCTGGCAGTACAACGGCCTGTCGCCGCGGGACATGGCCGGGCGCGTACTCTTCACCTACGAGCGCTCGCTGAGCACCACGGTCAACGACATCGAGCACATCGAGTCGCAATCGCTGCCCGGCATCGGCGTGGTGAAGATCTTCTTCCAACCGGGGGTAGACATCCGCACCGCCAACGCCCAGGTCACCGCGGTGTCGCAGACGGTGCTCAAGCAGATGCCGCCGGGCATCACCCCGCCGCTGATCCTCAACTACAACGCCTCCACCGTGCCCATCCTGCAGATGGCCTTTTCCAGTCCGAGCCTGTCGGAGGCGAAGATCCGCGACCTGGTGCAGAACCAGATCCGCCTGCCGCTGACCTCCATCGCCGGCCTCGCGCTGCCCACTCCCATGGGCGGCCGGCAGCGGCAGATCACCCTCGATCTCGATCCACAGGCGCTGGCCGCCAAGGGCCTCTCCGCGCAAGACGTCGGCAACGCCCTGGCGGCGCAGAACCAGATCATCCCGGTGGGCACCGCCAAGCTCGGCCACAAGGAATACACGGTGCTGCTGAACAACAGCCCGAGCGCCATCGATGAGCTCAACGCCCTGCCGATCAAGACCGTCGACGGCACCGTCATCACCATCGGCCAGGTCGCCCACGTGCGCGACGGCTCGCCGCCGCAGACCAACGTGGTGCGCGTGGACGGCCACCGCGCCGTGCTGATGCCGGCGCTGAAGAACGGCGAGGTCTCGACCCTGTCCATCGTCGGGCAGATCCGCGCCATGCTGCCGCGCATCGGCGAGGTGCTGCCGCCGGAGCTGAAGACCTCGCTGCTGGACGACGCCTCGACCTTCGTCCGCCAGTCGGTGGGCAGCGTGGCCCGCGAGGGGATCATCGCCGCGCTGCTGACCAGCGCCATGATCCTGCTGTTCCTCGGCAGCTGGCGCAGCACCCTGATCATCGCCGCCTCGATCCCGCTGGCGGTGCTGTCGGCCATCACCCTGCTCGCCGCCAGCGGGCAGACGCTCAACGTCATGACCCTCGGCGGCCTGGCGCTGGCGGTGGGCATCCTGGTCGACGACGCCACCGTGACCATCGAGAACATCAACTGGCACCTGGAACAGGGCAAGGCGGTACGCGAGGCGATCCTCGACGGCGCGCGGCAGATCGTCGGACCGGCGTTCGTCTCGCTGCTGTGCATCTGCATCGTCTTCGTGCCGATGTTCATGCTCCAGGGCGTGGCCGGCTACCTGTTCCGGCCGATGGCACTGGCGGTGATGTTCGCCATGGGCAGCTCGTTCCTCCTCTCGCGCACCCTGGTACCCACGCTCGCCCTCTACCTGCTGCGTCCGCATCACGTCGAGGGCGGGAGCGGCCAGCACCCGGAGGACGACTACCTGAACCACCACGAGGGCGACCGGGCCATCTGGCGCTCGGCGCCGGTGCGCTTCCAGCAGGCCTTCGAGGCGCGCTTCAGCCGCACCCGCGACGCCTACCACCGCCTGCTGGGCCTGGCACTGGAAAATCGACGGCGCTTCGTCGTGGCGTTCCTCGGCGCCGTGCTCGCCAGCTTCCTGCTGCTGCCGAGCCTGGGGGAGGACTTCTTCCCCGCCACCGATGCAGAGACCCTCGCGCTGCACGTGCGACTGCCACTGGGCACGCGCATCGAGGAGAGCGCGGCGGCCTTCGACCGCATCGAGGCGGCGATCCGCGAAGTGATCCCGGCGGACCAACGCGAGGTGATCCTCGACAACATCGGCATTCCGCTCAGCGGCATTGACATGGCCTACGCCAGCAGCGGCACCATCGGCCCACAGGATGGCGATATCCAGGTCGCCCTCCGGCCCGGCCACGCACCCAGCGCCGACTACGTGAAGCGCCTGCGAGAGGTGCTGCCGCAGCGCTTCCCCGGAAGCCAGTTCGCCTTCCTGCCCGGCGACGTCAGCAGCCAGATCCTCAATTTCGGCGCGCCGGCGCCGCTGGACGTCCGCATCTCCGGCCCCGATGGCCCGGCCAACCGTGCCTATGCCATCGAAATGGAGCGACGCCTGCGCCATGTGCCGGGTATCGCCGACCTGCGCATCCAGCAGTCCACCGGTTATCCGGCGCTGCAGGTGGATGTCGACCGCCGCCGCGCCGAGGGACTGGGCGTGACCGAGCGCGACGTCACCAACTCGATGGTCGCCTCGCTGGCCGGCAGCTCGCAGGTGGCGCCGGTGTTCTGGCTGAACCCCAAGAATGGCGTGTCCTATGGCGTGGTGGCCGCCACGCCGCAGTACCGCCTCGACAGCCTGCAAGCGCTGCAGACGCTGCCGGTGACCGGTGCGAGCGGACTGGCGCAGATCCTCGGCGGACTGGCGCGCATCCACCGGGTGACGACCCCGGCGGTGATCAGCCACTACGACATCGAACCGACCCTGGATCTCTACGCCAACGTGCAGGACCGCGACCTCGCGGGAGTGGCCACGGACATCCAGCACGTCATCGACGGCATGGCCGCGCAACGCCCGAAAGGCGCCGAGGTCAGCCTGCACGGACAGATCGATGCCCTGCACCAGGCGTTCGGCGGCCTGCTGTTCGGCCTGGCCGGCGCCATCGTGCTGATCTACCTGCTGATCGTGGTGAACTTCCAGTCCTGGCTCGATCCCTTCGTCATCATCACCGCCCTGCCCGCGGGCCTGGCCGGCATCGTCTGGATGCTGTTCCTCAGCGGCACCACGATCTCGGTACCGGCGCTCACCGGGGCCATCCTCTGCATGGGCGTGGCCACCGCCAACTCGATCCTGGTGGTGAGCTTCTGCCGCGAGCGCCTGGCCGAACATGGCGACGCCGTGAAGGCCGCGCTTGAGGCCGGTTTCACCCGTTTCCGCCCGGTCTGCATGACCGCCCTGGCGATGATCATCGGCATGCTGCCGCTGGCCCTGTCCGGCGAGCAGAACGCGCCGCTCGGCCGCGCCGTGATCGGCGGCCTTCTCGCCGCCACCGTCGCCACCCTGATCTTCGTGCCGGTGGTGTTCAGCCTGGCCCACCGTTCAACTTCCCTGGCCGCTGGAGTCGAAAACCATGCCCGCTAA